Sequence from the Ostrea edulis chromosome 8, xbOstEdul1.1, whole genome shotgun sequence genome:
attctaaaacttctacgtgagaaaaaaaaatcgctgtggccttcaattcaacttttagatatatcgatgacgttttgtctattaacaatgataactttcagtgatatgtcgatttaatatatccctgtgagctcgaaataaaggacaccacagagtcgtccacttctgcctcatacttagatattttattgaaagtaaacattaacggcaaactgacaactcagacagcatttgacccaatgcgaggttgtactgaagaagtagatcgttataacgaccacagaatttgcgaaatgatgacttcaatcgagactgttgaaatccctgtaccatcaacttgtttgtcagtagcttacctcgatttaaaatatacgcagaacaagctcttgcatatcgaatcagttgagatatataaacaccatatgcaggtgataatggaatattgctacataaatatgggaagttgacgatggagaagatgaaatcatcccgtttgtcatacagttgagttgtcagtttgccgttaatgtttactttcaataaaatatctaagtatgaagcagaagtggacgactctgtggtgtccattatttcgagctcacagggatatatcaaagttatcattgttaatagataaaacgtcatcgatatatctaaaagtcgaattgaaggccacagcgagggattttttcttcataaatcgcaattcacaattaatttaatctgggtgtattttatatcatttttgttgtttgtatggacGGAATAGATCAAGTATTactgcgaaagtttaaaatgcCTTATGTGAGAACACGATTTtatagtgtggaataaacttcgtgggagagagattactgcaacttgtttacgaattgccgggaACCACCTAAATAGCCATTATTGTCTGTATAAACTGGTTCCACACTGAATGGTGCTACAGACAAACAACGGGTAAGCAGTGCTTTAGTTAACCCAAATGAGCCGATTTCATTGGTCAGTTGATGTTTATGTCTCACTAGTCACTagttcattcatatgtcgatttgatatattcccgtgagctcgaaataaaggacatcacagagtcgtccacttctgcttcatacttagatattttattgaaagtaaacattaacggcaaactgacaactcaactgtatgaaaaacgggatgatttcagcttctccatcgtcaacttcccatattcatgtagcaatattccattatcacctgcatatggtgtttatatatctcaactgattcgatatgcaagagcttgttctgggtatagtcagtttttaaatcgaggtaagctactgacaaacaagttgatggtacagggatttcaacagtctcgactgaagtcagcatttcgcaaattctatggtcgttataacgatctagttcgtcaatacaacctcgcattgggtcatatgctgtctgacgtgtttcataccgattgttaagccgttcttggcacactgattttgactgcggataactccgtttacctgatcaggatatagggttcacggcgggtgtgaccggtcaacaggggatgcttacacctcctaggcacctgatcccacctctggtgtgtccaggggtccgtgtttgcccaactattttgtattgcttgtaggagttatgagattgatcactgttccttatcttcaccttgcatgaccCCCAATCGGGTTATATTGGGTTATGCAAGGTATActgcgcggatctaagaagtctgattttaattaaattgattttgTAGTGTATCTAATaagttgacggtgctaccgtttgagcgatcgcagcttcatgtatgtacagattttgtaatgttcatgcttggatcaggttcaatttaaacaatatctatctGCCTAATTATCATAACATGAATGAAATTAGTTTTGCCCCatggttttatattaaaactcattaaaaatgtattaatcaatgtaattgaaatatttttatgatatatatacattttatttctgctgctttcactgtgacttgcttaacctttgatgcacgacttgttctgaactgtatgccCTCAACAGTCGACTGCCTGTACTTTCCTTTTTTCTACTCTCAACcttttcaagttactaatttatcataaaaatacCCAAACCTTAatcctttcaagtttgtaaactGTGGAAACAGCACTGCCTTGGAACATAAAAACGCATTTCAATACAATGATAATTTTAGATAAATCGATACGCGTTCTCCAGAAGTATCACTTCCTGGGCCACAGGGGGTTCCCGCATCCATGCCCTAGTGTCAATACGGAACAAAATAGGTAGTTTTCATTGTAAAGAATCACTCAACACAGGTTGGGATATCTAAATTTTTCTTCACCCCCCATAGGACTAAAAGAAATGTGACCTTGTATCCTCACGGGACCACAAGGTTTGAAACAGCagaatatctatctatctatctatctatctatctatctatctatctatctatctatctatatatatatatatatatatatatatataaagtaagtGTAACCCAAAATATGCAACTCTGATAAATCTAACGATACGTTTATTTAGTTATGTAACAATACACTTCAGAGCTTCGTTAATAACAAACAACTGATCACACAAACTACTTTCTCATAGAGAAAACCTTCCCACAAATCATATTAGCCATTAGACACCCAGTATCTGATCTCCCGTGTTCCCCGGACAATAAACATAATGTTTATAGCTATAATTTATCGAGTCCCATCAATACAACACAATGAAAATAGCATGGACGTTATGCGTATAACAATCCATTGCATACTATATCTGTACATATCTAACAACGTCATATATATTACAATTGATTACTAGagttacatttgtatgtatCAAAACGTGTATTAAAAAATCAACACAATGCCCTTTTGTAATATTTTATGCGTAAAGATTGATTCAGATGATGAAATGATGATTTTCATCATTGTCATAGGTTATGGGGTGGGATTCAGTTTCGACCTTTCCCTCTATCTATGTTTTCAATCAAAACCAATTCTCTAACTTCTACTGCGACCGTCTTGTATTGAGGAGATAATGACGTCATCGTCGCGGGTCACGTGATGGAATAACACAGTTCCGACTTTTCCCCCTATTTATGTTTTCAATCAAAACCAATTCTCTAAATTCTACTGCGAGCGTCTTGCATTCTTGTTTTAGTGGCCTCCTGCATCTCATGGAATGGTTCTTGTCGGAGTGATTCCTGATAAGACAGGAGCGCCCCCTTGTGGTCCCCACAGATCTGTTGACAGATTCCCAGAATCTGCCATgatatgtctctcaactgattgcGAACATACCGTCCGATGTTACTGTGTAGGAGGTCGTACAACTCGTGAAGAACTTCCTGTTGTTTTTGTGAGTTTCCATGGTTACATACAATTAACAGCATGAGCGTCATGATATATGGAGGTACCTGTAGATGGTTTTTCTTTGCTTCCCTTTGTTCTGGTTCTAGCTCTTTTATAATCATTTCTTCGTCATAAATGTGGATGGTCAAAGTTGCTTTTTTCATTATGCCCATGAATGATCGTCCTCCTAAGATCCCACTAATAAACGTCTGCACGTACATCCTGTCATTATGAATGACGTAAGGCTGTGTGATGTCTCTTCTCAACGTCTCTAAAATTGGAAGTGCCTTCTGATTCTCTCCTGATATGCAATAGAATAAGGCAAGGTATACTGTCTCGGATAAACACCCAAAACGAACTCTAAGTTTTAAGAGTGCTTCGCAGGATCTACAAAGTTTTAATTTGAGTCTGTTGTTGgctggaaatttccataagtGATTTGCTATATATCTGACGAGATCCGAACTAAGTACTTCAAAAACTAGCCCTGAAGTTGACAAATCAATTGAAGAGCTAAATCCAAGGAAACTTCTATTGACCATAAAACAAATCCGCATGCTAGAGCAACAGCATCTAAGAATTTCACGCAACATATCTATTTGCTTGACCGTTTCGAATTCAACTGTAGACACAATGTCTGTTTCTGCCGTGCTTACAACAAACTCCCTGTGAAGTATTGCCTGCATAAAGAAATCTCGAACAGAGGGACAATGAAGTAAACACGCAATTCCTATGTTATAGAGTTCATACATACGACTGCATACTAACTCTTGTGAATGACCGTGTATTTTTGACCGGAACATGTTGTTTTCTGGAATGAAGAAATTGGGAAGATAACCCCGCTGAACGCTTGCTAATAGACCTTTGAAACACATCCAGAATCCCGACAGTAGGTTTGGTGGTGACCACTCAAAATTGCTGTTGCTCTGAATGACCCAAAATAACGTCGTCTTCATAAAATATGAGCAAAGTAATGGTTGCCCATTAACATCTTCAATAGCCAATGCCTCTTTCAGAAATACTTTCAACAACGCATAGCATATAAACTGTGTGTGATTCATACTATGCACAAGTTTCAATTCGGCTGCAGAGAATGACATCCGCCATTCAGAGTCTTCCTGTGGTGACCCCTTTAGTCCTATAGGCACAGCATGGCATCCGTCGCCGATAATATCTTCTAAAACATTACGTGCTGGCCATCCTCGCGCTCGACATCTGTCAATGAACTGATCAGCTATAGGCGGCCAATAATCAGAACGAAAGCAGTACGCACTGTCAAATTCAAAATCTCCTATTGTTCCGCTAGCACATGGTCCGTGCAATATTGGGTGCAAACTTATTCGTGTTAACATGTTTTCTCTGAATTTCGAGCttttaatataatatttgtTATCACGTATTACACATGATTGGTGGACATGGTCGTCGTTGGTGAGCGTCAGGAGCTGCAGCAAAACAAATCCAGGGCGGTCCTCGCAATTCTCCATCAAAATCAAAGTATACCCATCGATATCGTAATCAACGACCTGGTTAAAATTACTGATTAATTTATGGTTAAAAGGCCAGGACATAAAGTCCCAGTCCGATTCCTTTAGATCGAATCCTTCTGTTCGACTTCCACTCATAACTGTTTTCATCCCAAAATAAGGACGCCTTGCCACACCAAACCTATCCACATTGTTCAGCATCTCTCTCCTGATTGACACCTGAGTGGGCGTGCCTGCTATACGAAACATCCCTACATACACAGCCTCCGATAACCGGGGTATGTGTTCCATCCTGAAACATTTAGTAAAATTGTTATCAGAAATAAATCAGAAAGCGGATAATCAACGTCTCCGTAACTAGTTCAACCTCTCCATATCGGACTCGATAGAGCAGCGAAAAACGTTCGAGATTTCGCAagatatgtttaacatatgattGGATATTCATATGCTAATCATATGATCAACACATATCAAACACATGATTTTATCATTGATCATTTGGTGAACATATGTTTTGAACGTATGTTtgacaaatgtttgaaatatatgttgACCATACCACAAACTTCAAACATATGAttaacacaaaatgaaaaattaatatgGTTAACATATGTTAACGTAtgataaacaaatttaaaatttgaacaCATGATTAACGTATGATCAAAAAGGGGGTGAGGTCTAtgttttatgtatacatatttttgtttcccatacaataaacatatgttaatcatatgtttGAAAACATACATTTACCTTGAATGCTCCTTTAAAGTGATTATCatgttttcaaacatatgttaatcatatgtGTAACATATGTGGCAATGTTTCAGTAGTACTCAAAGAAAATTTAGTTGGCACTTCCAACTCAtaatattcacattaaaatAGCTGCAATAAATTCGATTTTGTTTTCTAATTGAAACAGCATAAAGTAACTTATCTAATAATTTGCAATATACAGTGTCTACTATAAAGGTTATCAACCAAGTGTAATGTTGGGGTTTCTGTTGTTTTCTCCCCCGCCCCTCGCGTCTTATCAACATCCTATGTAAGGGACTATAACGTGATCTCTAGAATTTTATATCCAGACAAAATTAAACAAGTTTTATATTGAATGGAATGGATATATAAGGTATGTAGCTGTATAGTGTTTAAAGTACTCGTTTGTGACTTCTGAAGAGTATTCAGTTTCGTAAATCATATCTGAATGAAACCATATTATTACATTTAGAACACAAACATACGATACACAAGTAAGAGACATATTTAtgttaaagaaattaaaatatgttttctttatttggcCAATGCATATGCTAAAGCACAATGcattaaa
This genomic interval carries:
- the LOC125661559 gene encoding uncharacterized protein LOC125661559, producing the protein MEHIPRLSEAVYVGMFRIAGTPTQVSIRREMLNNVDRFGVARRPYFGMKTVMSGSRTEGFDLKESDWDFMSWPFNHKLISNFNQVVDYDIDGYTLILMENCEDRPGFVLLQLLTLTNDDHVHQSCVIRDNKYYIKSSKFRENMLTRISLHPILHGPCASGTIGDFEFDSAYCFRSDYWPPIADQFIDRCRARGWPARNVLEDIIGDGCHAVPIGLKGSPQEDSEWRMSFSAAELKLVHSMNHTQFICYALLKVFLKEALAIEDVNGQPLLCSYFMKTTLFWVIQSNSNFEWSPPNLLSGFWMCFKGLLASVQRGYLPNFFIPENNMFRSKIHGHSQELVCSRMYELYNIGIACLLHCPSVRDFFMQAILHREFVVSTAETDIVSTVEFETVKQIDMLREILRCCCSSMRICFMVNRSFLGFSSSIDLSTSGLVFEVLSSDLVRYIANHLWKFPANNRLKLKLCRSCEALLKLRVRFGCLSETVYLALFYCISGENQKALPILETLRRDITQPYVIHNDRMYVQTFISGILGGRSFMGIMKKATLTIHIYDEEMIIKELEPEQREAKKNHLQVPPYIMTLMLLIVCNHGNSQKQQEVLHELYDLLHSNIGRYVRNQLRDISWQILGICQQICGDHKGALLSYQESLRQEPFHEMQEATKTRMQDARSRI